In Moorella sp. Hama-1, a single genomic region encodes these proteins:
- a CDS encoding FAD-dependent oxidoreductase: MPAYTRLFEPIKIGKVEIKNKIAMAPMGVLGLATQDGCFSKRVVDYYVERAKGGTGLIITSVTKVDNEIERFKAGAVPVATVNPLHFIATAGELTERVHAYGTKIFLQLGMGFGRVAAPILLESQPVAPSALPNFWDPSITCRELTTAEVETLVQRASEAAEIAVEAGFDGVEIHAMHEGYLLDQFTIALFNRRGDKYGGSLEDRLTFPIEIVRAIKDRVGKDFPVLLRFSIKNYIKGWRQGGLPGEDFQEKGRDVDEGLAAARILEEAGYDGFNADAGSYDAWYWAHPPVYQKHGCYLPLTQRLKEVVKVPVIVAGRMEIPELAEEALVKGQADMIAIGRGLLTDPYWVNKVMTGRSKNIRPCIGCHDGCLGRGFLGRPLSCTVNPACGREEEYAIGRAPEAKQVMVIGGGVAGMEAARVAALRGHRVSLYEKSDRLGGHVVEAAVPDFKADDGRLLEWYKTELGELQVEIHLNQEVTPDFVQQQNPDAVIVATGSTPAIPDIAGINKDKVTTVSDILLGKKQAGGRVVIIGGGLAGCETALWLAQQGKDVTIIEILDDLIRVGIPVPYMNRMMLLDLLKMNGVKWLTETSVLEVTDDGVTLISKTYQRSTLPADTVILAVGFAADQRLYNALRDKIPNLYLIGDSREPRNILAAIWEGYEVARNL, from the coding sequence ATGCCAGCTTATACCAGACTCTTTGAGCCGATAAAGATCGGCAAGGTGGAGATTAAGAACAAGATTGCCATGGCCCCCATGGGTGTCCTGGGCCTGGCCACCCAGGACGGCTGTTTCTCCAAGCGAGTGGTTGACTACTACGTGGAGAGGGCTAAAGGCGGCACCGGGCTGATCATCACCAGCGTCACCAAAGTCGATAACGAAATCGAGAGGTTCAAAGCCGGGGCGGTGCCGGTGGCCACGGTGAACCCCCTGCACTTTATCGCCACGGCTGGTGAACTGACGGAGCGGGTTCACGCCTATGGGACGAAGATCTTCTTGCAGTTAGGTATGGGCTTCGGCCGGGTGGCAGCGCCCATTCTCCTAGAAAGCCAGCCTGTGGCGCCGTCAGCCCTCCCTAACTTCTGGGATCCATCCATAACCTGCCGGGAGTTGACCACGGCGGAGGTCGAGACCCTGGTCCAGCGGGCCAGCGAAGCGGCAGAGATTGCTGTGGAAGCCGGTTTTGACGGCGTGGAGATCCATGCCATGCACGAAGGCTACCTCCTCGACCAGTTCACTATCGCTTTATTCAATAGAAGGGGCGATAAATACGGTGGTTCTTTAGAGGACAGGCTGACCTTTCCCATTGAGATCGTCCGGGCCATTAAGGACAGGGTGGGTAAGGATTTTCCTGTATTGCTGCGCTTCAGCATCAAGAACTATATCAAAGGCTGGCGCCAGGGAGGACTCCCCGGCGAGGATTTCCAGGAAAAAGGCCGGGACGTGGACGAGGGGTTGGCGGCGGCGCGGATTCTGGAGGAGGCTGGTTACGACGGCTTTAATGCCGATGCCGGCTCCTACGACGCCTGGTACTGGGCCCACCCGCCGGTTTACCAGAAGCACGGCTGTTACCTGCCACTCACCCAGAGGTTAAAAGAAGTTGTCAAGGTACCGGTCATCGTCGCCGGGAGGATGGAGATCCCGGAACTGGCGGAAGAAGCCCTGGTCAAGGGCCAGGCCGATATGATCGCCATCGGCCGCGGTCTTCTCACGGACCCTTACTGGGTTAACAAGGTCATGACCGGGAGGAGCAAGAATATCCGGCCCTGCATAGGTTGCCACGACGGTTGCCTGGGACGGGGCTTCCTGGGCCGGCCCCTTTCCTGTACGGTGAACCCGGCCTGCGGCCGGGAAGAGGAGTACGCCATCGGCCGGGCGCCGGAAGCCAAACAGGTCATGGTTATCGGCGGCGGGGTGGCCGGTATGGAGGCGGCCCGGGTGGCCGCCCTGCGGGGGCACAGGGTAAGCCTTTACGAGAAAAGCGACCGCCTGGGGGGCCATGTCGTCGAGGCTGCGGTACCGGATTTCAAGGCTGACGACGGACGCCTGCTGGAGTGGTACAAGACTGAACTCGGCGAGCTACAGGTGGAGATCCACTTGAACCAGGAGGTAACGCCGGATTTTGTCCAGCAGCAGAACCCCGACGCAGTCATTGTGGCCACCGGTTCCACACCGGCCATTCCCGATATAGCGGGCATTAATAAAGATAAGGTGACTACGGTTTCCGATATCCTCCTGGGTAAAAAGCAGGCCGGAGGCAGGGTTGTTATTATCGGCGGCGGGCTGGCGGGATGTGAAACGGCCCTCTGGCTCGCTCAGCAGGGCAAGGACGTCACCATCATTGAGATCCTGGATGACCTGATACGCGTCGGCATCCCCGTCCCCTATATGAACCGGATGATGCTCTTGGATTTGCTAAAAATGAACGGGGTCAAATGGCTGACTGAGACCAGCGTCCTGGAGGTAACCGACGACGGGGTGACCCTCATCAGTAAAACCTACCAGCGCAGCACCCTGCCGGCCGATACCGTTATCCTGGCTGTGGGCTTTGCCGCCGATCAGCGGCTCTATAACGCCTTGCGGGATAAAATCCCCAACCTGTACCTCATCGGCGACTCCCGGGAGCCCCGGAATATCCTGGCGGCCATCTGGGAGGGTTATGAGGTCGCGCGCAACCTCTGA
- a CDS encoding stalk domain-containing protein has translation MPIPKTRPRSRYLVLLTLIFLLTTLLPARAVPAAPGEIGIIVNGQQLKLDTPPLLQDGYLLVPARPLAEALQAGVTWNEATNSAIITTAKTTIILEPGIKDVVQDGQRVILDIPVQRNTNGRIIVPLRFLAEALGATVAWDAANLTVTITTPAPERVYSGAFPARVAFTAGNNLWLLDGSRAGARPVRVTRSGSVEILGWSPDGQWLAYLQRETPELWASKPYLWVVKADGSGAFQVDPRPVLEKAAWSPAANVLAYSTQGPGGGYAPDMNLKLATIEDSQAQVTALLPDKSELVQDFAWATDGRSLAISLGRTAEQPWRIDRITLKGERTNLLTMGEAGIILGEVYPSFATGLRWSPSGRYLAYYLHPNSASLAADGVQLQVLDLEKPGQPLDLGTSLQYKQWLAWSPDGDKLAFIQGSGREATANKRLGVVTLPEGRITFYDQPGRVDTQPLWLPAPQDGVLFCRGLERMDWGSQKQSGVLLRDHRIWLAGSDGQARPLTAGTPDKADYYPSVSPDGQDLYFLRLESAAGGSLYRQPLAGGPAVELVRNLSGWAGYYGNYYPAWVSIYYLNKTTRATGRLVVSDVEGRHFELETGQGRLVLLPEEGSTGVAKDLEKYAGQMVMVMGTITNEPSIYMRGPLMRVNSVSPVQSPTPASNGKESPRAGINSFTIAKPDLVVQGQSLARVEIWAVPTGTEITEKDYTLLGQARKKSEDNGHQVWTFPIPQKTILATEIFAKGFDAQGYEVGRVSLPVTGVTDLNKALGTRD, from the coding sequence TTGCCCATACCCAAGACCAGGCCACGGTCCCGGTACCTGGTCCTGCTCACCCTAATTTTTCTCCTGACCACCTTGTTACCCGCCAGGGCGGTCCCAGCCGCTCCCGGGGAAATCGGCATCATCGTCAACGGCCAGCAATTAAAACTGGATACACCGCCCCTGCTCCAGGACGGTTACCTGCTGGTGCCGGCACGACCCCTAGCTGAAGCCCTCCAGGCAGGTGTGACGTGGAATGAAGCTACCAACTCCGCAATAATTACGACAGCAAAAACTACCATTATTCTGGAACCAGGAATTAAAGACGTAGTCCAGGATGGCCAGAGGGTGATCCTCGATATCCCCGTCCAACGTAACACCAATGGCCGCATCATAGTGCCCCTGCGCTTCCTGGCGGAAGCCCTGGGCGCCACGGTGGCCTGGGATGCGGCCAACCTGACCGTCACCATCACCACCCCGGCGCCAGAACGGGTATACAGCGGTGCTTTCCCGGCGCGGGTGGCCTTTACCGCCGGCAATAACCTCTGGCTCCTGGACGGCAGCCGGGCCGGGGCCAGACCCGTGCGGGTAACCAGGTCAGGCTCGGTGGAGATCCTGGGATGGTCCCCGGACGGCCAGTGGCTGGCCTACCTGCAGCGGGAGACGCCGGAACTCTGGGCCAGCAAACCCTACCTCTGGGTGGTCAAGGCCGACGGCAGCGGCGCCTTCCAGGTGGACCCGCGGCCGGTGCTGGAAAAGGCAGCCTGGTCGCCGGCAGCCAACGTTCTAGCCTACAGCACCCAGGGCCCCGGCGGCGGTTACGCCCCGGACATGAACCTGAAGCTGGCCACCATCGAAGACAGCCAGGCGCAAGTAACGGCGCTGTTGCCGGACAAAAGCGAGCTGGTACAGGACTTTGCCTGGGCGACAGACGGCCGGAGCCTGGCCATCTCCCTAGGGCGCACGGCAGAACAGCCCTGGCGTATCGACCGCATAACCTTAAAGGGTGAACGCACTAATCTCCTCACCATGGGTGAGGCTGGGATTATATTGGGTGAGGTTTATCCCAGCTTCGCCACCGGCTTGCGCTGGTCCCCCAGCGGCCGCTACCTGGCCTACTACCTGCACCCCAACTCGGCTTCCCTGGCCGCCGACGGCGTCCAGCTCCAGGTGCTGGACCTGGAAAAGCCGGGCCAACCCCTGGACCTGGGCACATCCCTCCAGTATAAACAATGGCTGGCCTGGTCTCCGGACGGCGACAAACTCGCTTTTATCCAGGGCAGCGGCCGGGAAGCGACAGCCAACAAGCGCCTGGGTGTTGTCACCCTGCCGGAAGGACGGATTACCTTTTACGATCAGCCCGGCCGGGTGGACACCCAGCCCTTATGGTTACCCGCCCCCCAGGACGGCGTCCTCTTCTGCCGCGGCCTGGAGCGCATGGATTGGGGGAGCCAAAAACAATCCGGGGTGCTTTTGCGCGACCACCGCATCTGGCTGGCTGGAAGCGACGGCCAGGCCCGGCCCCTGACCGCCGGCACACCGGATAAAGCCGACTACTATCCCTCCGTCTCCCCGGACGGGCAGGACCTCTACTTCCTGCGCCTGGAGAGCGCCGCTGGCGGTTCCCTGTACCGGCAGCCCCTGGCCGGCGGGCCGGCGGTAGAGCTGGTGCGGAACTTGAGCGGTTGGGCCGGCTACTACGGCAACTACTACCCGGCCTGGGTAAGCATCTACTACCTGAATAAAACAACCCGCGCTACCGGCAGGCTGGTGGTGAGCGATGTCGAGGGCCGCCATTTTGAACTGGAGACCGGCCAGGGCCGCCTGGTGCTGCTGCCGGAAGAAGGCTCCACCGGTGTAGCTAAGGATCTGGAGAAATACGCCGGCCAGATGGTGATGGTGATGGGTACTATCACTAACGAACCCAGTATCTACATGCGGGGGCCCCTCATGCGAGTCAACTCCGTCAGCCCGGTCCAGTCCCCCACCCCGGCGAGTAACGGTAAAGAATCCCCCCGTGCCGGCATTAACTCTTTTACCATTGCCAAGCCCGACCTGGTGGTCCAGGGGCAAAGCCTGGCCCGGGTGGAGATCTGGGCCGTACCTACCGGGACAGAGATTACGGAAAAGGATTATACCTTGTTGGGCCAGGCCAGGAAAAAATCGGAGGATAACGGTCATCAGGTCTGGACCTTCCCTATTCCCCAGAAAACCATCCTGGCCACCGAGATCTTCGCCAAGGGCTTCGATGCCCAGGGCTACGAGGTGGGCCGGGTCTCCCTGCCCGTCACCGGGGTCACCGACTTGAACAAAGCCCTGGGAACGAGGGATTAG
- a CDS encoding GntR family transcriptional regulator has protein sequence MQLKDQIKCAIATGRLRPGEQLPTVRQLAVELRINPNTVSRVYSELEREGLLATRQGKGSFVQEKNVVSPALPVLEKLIDDLLVRALELGFSIDQVMDILQKKVKEAEPIGPEKGKRE, from the coding sequence GTGCAGTTAAAAGACCAGATTAAGTGCGCTATTGCCACCGGCCGGCTCCGGCCGGGAGAGCAGTTGCCGACTGTCCGGCAGCTAGCCGTCGAGTTGCGGATCAACCCCAATACCGTCAGCCGGGTTTATTCCGAACTGGAGCGGGAAGGCCTGCTGGCCACCCGCCAGGGTAAAGGGAGCTTTGTCCAGGAAAAAAACGTCGTCAGCCCGGCGTTGCCGGTACTGGAAAAGCTGATTGATGATCTTCTGGTAAGGGCTTTAGAACTGGGGTTTTCAATAGATCAAGTTATGGACATACTGCAGAAAAAGGTTAAGGAGGCTGAGCCAATTGGCCCGGAAAAAGGAAAACGGGAATAG
- a CDS encoding slipin family protein, with product MKVAGDHSLHVNSVAIFLFLVIAGLGIWWGLSTSSPAIAIITTLIALVLAAAIRIARQWEKAVVLRLGRFHRLAGPGFFLIIPIIDSVTTWIDQRVMATPFNAEQTLTKDTVPVDVDAVLFWVVWDAQKAALEVANYQDAVAWAAQTALRDIIGKTLLSEMLAGRDKIDEELRKVIDQRTEPWGVAVQSVEIRDVIIPANLQDAMSREAQAERERKARIILGTAETEIAQKFAEAAGAYQNNPVAMHLRAMNMLYEGLKEKGALIVVPSTAVETMGLGTISGLASLRHGSLEQVTGDDGNKS from the coding sequence ATAAAGGTTGCCGGTGACCATTCCCTGCATGTAAATAGCGTGGCTATATTCCTTTTTCTGGTAATCGCCGGGCTAGGGATCTGGTGGGGTTTATCCACCAGCAGTCCTGCTATAGCTATAATAACGACGCTGATAGCCCTGGTGCTGGCGGCAGCTATTAGAATCGCCCGCCAGTGGGAAAAGGCCGTGGTCCTACGCCTGGGGAGATTCCACCGCCTCGCCGGACCCGGGTTCTTCTTGATTATCCCCATTATCGACAGCGTGACTACCTGGATCGATCAGCGGGTAATGGCCACCCCTTTTAACGCCGAGCAAACCCTGACCAAGGATACCGTGCCCGTCGACGTGGACGCTGTCCTATTCTGGGTGGTCTGGGATGCCCAGAAGGCCGCTCTGGAAGTGGCCAATTACCAGGACGCTGTGGCCTGGGCGGCCCAAACCGCATTGCGGGACATTATCGGTAAGACCCTGCTCTCGGAAATGCTGGCCGGGCGGGATAAAATCGACGAAGAACTGCGGAAGGTGATCGATCAGCGTACTGAGCCCTGGGGGGTCGCCGTGCAATCGGTGGAGATCCGCGATGTAATCATTCCGGCCAACCTGCAGGATGCCATGTCCCGGGAGGCTCAGGCCGAAAGGGAACGCAAGGCACGAATTATCCTGGGTACGGCTGAAACAGAGATTGCTCAGAAGTTTGCTGAAGCAGCCGGGGCTTATCAAAACAACCCGGTGGCCATGCATCTACGGGCTATGAACATGCTCTACGAAGGTCTGAAAGAGAAAGGTGCTCTAATCGTAGTACCCAGCACGGCGGTGGAAACTATGGGGCTGGGAACCATCAGTGGCCTGGCTTCTTTGCGCCATGGCAGCCTGGAGCAGGTAACCGGTGACGATGGGAATAAATCGTAA
- a CDS encoding ABC transporter ATP-binding protein yields the protein MIELNHLTKVYNQGRVKAVDDLNLEVPPGEIFGFLGPNGAGKTTTIKMMAGLLTPTSGEVIINGHNMARDPLAAKGSLGFVPDNPDIWEKLTGLEYLQFLADVYRVPVAARQVRVEELAATFELQDALGDSIQSYSHGMRQKLVLIGALIHQPPVLILDEPMVGLDPRSAYLLKDILRRYCDAGHTVFFSTHILEVAERLCDRVGIINRGSLIALGTMAEIKTRRAGGEETLEQIFLEITGADLPPEGMDFKEQ from the coding sequence GTGATTGAACTCAACCACTTAACCAAAGTCTATAACCAGGGCCGCGTCAAAGCTGTCGATGACCTCAACCTGGAGGTCCCCCCGGGCGAAATCTTCGGTTTCCTGGGACCCAACGGTGCCGGTAAGACGACGACCATCAAGATGATGGCCGGGCTATTAACCCCCACCTCGGGGGAGGTCATAATCAACGGCCACAATATGGCCAGGGACCCCCTGGCCGCCAAAGGCTCCCTGGGGTTTGTCCCGGATAACCCCGACATCTGGGAGAAACTGACGGGACTGGAGTACCTGCAATTCCTGGCCGATGTCTACCGGGTGCCGGTTGCCGCCAGGCAGGTGCGGGTGGAGGAACTGGCAGCCACCTTTGAACTCCAGGACGCCCTGGGGGATAGCATCCAGAGCTATTCTCACGGTATGCGCCAGAAACTGGTCCTGATAGGCGCCCTGATCCACCAGCCACCGGTGCTTATCCTGGATGAGCCCATGGTGGGCCTGGATCCCCGTTCCGCCTACCTGCTGAAGGATATCCTCCGCCGCTACTGCGATGCCGGCCATACCGTCTTTTTTTCCACCCACATTCTGGAGGTGGCCGAGCGCCTCTGCGACCGGGTGGGCATTATCAACCGCGGCAGTTTAATTGCCCTGGGGACCATGGCTGAAATAAAAACGCGCCGTGCCGGCGGGGAAGAGACCCTGGAGCAGATTTTCCTAGAGATCACCGGTGCCGACCTTCCGCCTGAAGGAATGGATTTTAAGGAACAATAG
- a CDS encoding putative ABC transporter permease subunit, with product MVTWRQRSPWQALLITILKINLRNTTGKRRLPGKGLVRLLLGVLVLLSFIPLEFLFFTFFFSLSRASLVAGQPALVPVLIVVAGQMVVLIFGMFYLMSAFYFSQDIGRMLHLPLRPRQLLGAKFLVVMLGELLTTTVIVVPGFLGYGLARGGGPAYWLMALLVWLLLPLLPLALDTIFTLALARVVNLSRQRDVLRVLGGLLGLVLATGIQFFSQRFAPGGPAYMPGNLEVFQGLAGRIGSIFPPALWAAGALAMPDRVTGWVNLSLLVALSLAVVGLTALFAERVYFRDLLAGQEVPARRRRQRPAPATLATAGVTAALWRRELKLFLRTPTYVMNGLVTTIIFPLMMVIPALSRGDTASWTLLSQQSHLAGWVALGGAGMVMFLNTINHVAPTAISREGKFIWLLRSLPVEPRLLVRVKLLFSLAFAVLGAVLVSGVLYLVLHLPPAYLAIIFLLGLLSSWPVAALGLVVDLSYPRLDWVDPQQAMKGNFNGLIAMVLALPLVLLLVLSAFLLSRLGQGYNRIVILLALELVLAGLAATRILEGMAEKRFRGMEQ from the coding sequence ATGGTTACCTGGCGCCAGCGCAGTCCCTGGCAGGCCCTGCTAATCACCATTTTAAAAATAAACCTGCGCAACACGACCGGGAAAAGGCGGTTACCGGGTAAAGGTCTGGTCCGGCTCCTGCTGGGAGTCCTGGTTTTACTGAGCTTTATCCCCCTGGAGTTCCTTTTCTTCACCTTCTTCTTCTCCCTTTCCCGGGCCAGCCTAGTCGCCGGCCAGCCGGCCCTGGTGCCGGTCCTCATAGTCGTGGCCGGGCAGATGGTCGTACTGATCTTCGGTATGTTCTACCTGATGTCGGCCTTTTATTTCTCCCAGGATATCGGCCGCATGCTCCACCTGCCTTTGCGGCCCCGCCAGCTCCTGGGAGCCAAATTCCTGGTGGTCATGCTGGGGGAACTCCTGACTACCACCGTCATTGTTGTTCCCGGCTTCCTCGGTTACGGCCTGGCCCGGGGCGGGGGCCCAGCCTACTGGCTGATGGCGCTGCTGGTCTGGCTATTGCTACCCCTTTTACCTCTGGCCCTGGATACCATCTTTACCCTGGCCCTGGCCCGGGTGGTCAACCTCTCCCGGCAGCGGGATGTGCTGCGGGTCCTGGGGGGCCTTTTGGGACTGGTCCTGGCTACCGGCATCCAGTTCTTCAGCCAGCGGTTCGCCCCGGGCGGGCCGGCTTACATGCCTGGAAACCTGGAGGTTTTCCAGGGCCTGGCCGGCCGCATCGGCAGCATTTTTCCCCCGGCCCTCTGGGCCGCCGGCGCCCTGGCAATGCCAGATAGGGTGACCGGATGGGTGAATCTATCTTTGCTGGTGGCCCTTTCCCTGGCGGTAGTAGGCTTGACGGCCCTGTTTGCGGAAAGGGTTTACTTCCGGGACCTCCTGGCCGGCCAGGAGGTCCCGGCTAGGCGCCGTCGTCAGCGCCCGGCCCCGGCGACCCTGGCCACCGCCGGTGTTACGGCCGCCCTCTGGCGCCGGGAACTGAAACTCTTCCTGCGGACACCGACCTATGTCATGAACGGCCTGGTCACTACCATAATCTTCCCCTTAATGATGGTCATCCCGGCCCTGTCCCGGGGGGATACTGCTAGCTGGACCTTACTCAGCCAGCAGTCCCACCTGGCCGGCTGGGTAGCCCTGGGTGGCGCCGGAATGGTTATGTTTTTGAATACTATCAACCACGTAGCCCCTACGGCCATCTCCCGGGAAGGCAAATTTATCTGGCTGCTCCGCTCCCTGCCGGTGGAACCCCGGCTCCTGGTCCGGGTTAAACTCCTCTTCAGCCTGGCCTTCGCGGTCCTGGGGGCCGTCCTGGTAAGCGGTGTCCTTTACCTGGTCCTGCATCTGCCCCCGGCATACCTGGCCATCATATTCCTCCTAGGCCTCTTGAGCAGCTGGCCAGTGGCCGCCCTGGGGTTGGTGGTCGATCTCTCCTACCCCCGCCTGGACTGGGTGGACCCCCAGCAGGCCATGAAGGGCAATTTCAACGGCCTGATCGCCATGGTCCTGGCCCTGCCCCTGGTTCTCCTCCTGGTCCTATCTGCTTTCCTCCTGTCCCGCTTAGGCCAGGGGTATAACCGCATCGTGATCCTGCTGGCCCTGGAACTGGTGCTTGCCGGCCTGGCGGCAACTCGCATCCTGGAGGGCATGGCCGAAAAACGCTTCCGCGGGATGGAGCAATGA
- a CDS encoding ABC transporter ATP-binding protein, translated as MSANVTPALKVEGLTKKYGNKTVLTAISFTIQAGECVALLGPNGAGKTTLLRCLGGILRPDTGKISVFGYDMYHDELVARTMITYVPDTPHFFPELTVWEHLKFVALAHGYGDGFDNRAEALLQTYGLPERTALPFELSRGMAQKLSLCCALIRPWQLMLLDEPTANLDHQAFDVLKETILAGKEAGKAFLLSTHQLPLAAEVCDRYLLVIQGRLLFAGDLAALKEASGLVGVTDLAAVYEALLAKVATR; from the coding sequence ATGTCTGCTAACGTTACACCAGCCCTTAAAGTAGAAGGCTTGACCAAAAAATATGGGAATAAGACTGTTCTCACGGCGATATCATTTACCATCCAAGCCGGCGAATGTGTGGCCTTGCTTGGTCCTAACGGAGCCGGTAAAACCACCCTCCTCCGTTGCTTGGGCGGTATCCTGCGCCCTGATACCGGTAAAATAAGTGTTTTTGGCTATGACATGTATCATGATGAGCTGGTTGCCAGGACGATGATTACCTATGTTCCCGACACACCTCATTTTTTTCCGGAGCTTACTGTCTGGGAGCATCTCAAATTCGTGGCCCTGGCCCACGGGTACGGGGACGGCTTTGATAACCGCGCTGAGGCCCTCCTCCAGACTTATGGTTTACCGGAGCGAACAGCCCTCCCCTTTGAGCTATCACGGGGGATGGCCCAGAAACTATCTCTTTGCTGCGCCCTGATCCGTCCCTGGCAGCTGATGCTCCTGGACGAACCCACGGCCAACCTGGATCACCAGGCCTTTGATGTTCTCAAGGAAACTATCCTGGCGGGTAAAGAAGCCGGCAAAGCCTTTCTTTTATCCACCCACCAGTTACCCCTGGCAGCCGAGGTTTGCGACCGTTATCTACTGGTGATTCAGGGGCGCCTTCTATTTGCCGGCGATCTGGCCGCTCTGAAGGAAGCATCTGGGCTCGTTGGAGTTACTGATCTGGCGGCTGTTTACGAGGCCCTGCTGGCCAAGGTGGCGACAAGATGA